The DNA segment cGCCAAACCGTAGCGGACGCCACCCCTTACTATATGCTACATCCGCCGCTGCATACACACATAAAGGACCTTCTTCCTATATTGGGCGACATATATAAAGGGATAATATATTAACTTCACCGTATTATtcagtagtttttttttttctttttttacttgtttctttgtttgtttttgtttttttttttttttgttttttttttgtgtgtaagACCACATAAAAACATTTTGAACGTTTAAATAAGTtagtacaagtgtttttatcgtCCTAATTCTGTACACAAAGGTGCTTCTGTATATAACGGACAAGTATATTTTTGATACACACAAGTAAAAAAATTATTCTATTAGAAAAGGCTTATTATCAAATACGTCTAACGATATAACATAGTAATGTTTTATAAACACAAAtgaattttatttataaaaataagttatataattatttaattataagGTTTAGCTGTGTTTGAAGGCTATATATATGTTCGTATGTCAAGATAACGTTCCGCCACTTAGATAATAAACTTCATCTAACGGCCACCTTTTAACTGTCACATTATGATTTAACTAAAAAATACATGCACCCCCATGGTGGGCCCTCTTTAACTACTGTGGCGTGATGTTTAGGGGCGTTAAATAGTGATGTGGAGAGTGACGTGAAATCAAAACACACACTTAACTTATTTAAAAGTATAAGTTTTAAGTCGTTACCTAACTCAGTATGCAATAATTATTTAACACTTCAAATAATATTATCGTTACCATGTTGACATAGACTAGtaatctatatttatttttacaacATTCATAGATCCCATCAAAATTTATTGACTTATTCAAGCAAAAGCTTTCCCATTCCACATTCAAAATCAGTCTCTAAAGGAGTGCACATTGCTCATCCTACTTCACACCTATTGCTATTACTGTGTATGGAAGGTATAAGCTAGTTCTCACATTTTTACACATAATAGTGTAAATCTTTTCCAACTATTTATTAACTTACCTTTATACACTCCACTCAATGTAATATGgcattagttttttttattatatataaaaatggtTGTATAAGTTTATCCGAAATATGAGGTTTGGTCCAATATTTTAAAAGACTAAAAATTGTGTCCCAAATCGTGTTATAAGAGTATCATACATATTATGTAGTGAAACTTGTGTTATGTAATATTGTAATCGAATCCCTGATTTAAACTAGAGGCCTAAAATCTCATATTTTCAAGAAATTTTGAGATTATATCGCTAAACGGTTCCTTAATTATATATCTTTTGTataccttttttttttcttagtcATGATTTTATGTTAACCTAAcatcagggccggccctgagaattcgtgtaccctgttcgagcttgaaaaaatgtgcccttaggcgttaacgaaattgggtattgggctcactaaaggtctaaacctaatgtcaaaggggttaataactaatctaaaccataagaatagttttgtaaggggcctatgttggtgtgtgtatgtgtataccctattaaaaaatattttgcatatacatatcgggtttttCATAAAAAAACGTGTCCCTtaaaatatcgggccctggccggtggtcctccccgcccaccccaaGGCATAATCGGGTTTTATATGACACGTCAGTGCTAGATCAGGAATATAtcagcaaaaaaaaattaacatacaTGTCGACTGTATCGTTATCATATTAACATCTAATCTTTACGCCTGTTTACTTTAAATAACTTGAAAGTATTATTGTtgtatttgttttaaaataagtttaaaaccaaatttaaatatttttttatataattaaccCTTAAAGAGATAGAATATCCACAAGGACATATATACATTAAGTTATACAagattaaaaatatttaatattcaTAGTTGCAATCAAATGCATATTGACCCTTAAAACAACTTATTTGAATTAGAGTACATTATTGATTGTACTTGGTACAAATACATAGTGGTACCCAAAGTGCAATGAATACTCCTCATCTACTATTAAACTAATATCCTGTTATACACTGTTATACAGTAGGCCATACAAGATTCAAGCAATGGCCCAGATTAAAACTTGAAAGAACCAGTACATCCACATACATGTGATCAAACTCTCATGAGAGTTGACTCTATTTAAGTAGTGCCCTCATTCATTACTTTTTAACCAACTCATTGATGATATGCCATCAAATAAAGGGTAAAAAAGTATGATGCTTTATCTTATCACTTGATTTATTTACTTCCATTTGTGGAATAAAAGTTTCTGATTCAAAAAATAGTTCTTTAGTCTATACACAAGTAGCTTAAAGATTGCTTCCATGCAGAACTATTTTTATATAACACACACTAcaatactctctctctctctctctctcattcaaGTGAGTTGTCAAAAGGTAAAAATATACAGTTATTGGGGATCTTTAGCAAGTAAATAGAATCACTTGTTTGTGAAGCAACATATTGTGTGAATCCCaatattttttagggttttttcttGCTTCTGTTGCTTTGTAGGGACCCTTACataaacacacacatacataatatacatacacacacacgtatgcatatatatgtgtatatatagatATATGCAATCATGTTGTATCATGCTTTCAAACTGTaaaacatctctctctctctctctctctctctctctctctctctctctctctctctctctctctctctctctctctttgtctTTGTGTCATTCAACAACAAAccatcataatcatcatcatcataatgaaGGGAAGATTGTGTAGGGTTGTTATGATAATGATGTGTATAATGAGAGGAATTAACAGCAGGCCTTTAGGACCAAATGATGGCCCTCCAACTTTGTCCCCTACAAAAcaaggttagtttttttttttttttttttgtgtgtgtgtgttttattgttatttattATGATTCTTGAAGCTTTTTTCATAAAAAATGGACCAAAAATAAACAAATCCTCTTAAGCATTGCAATCTTTTGATCAACAGGCACTAAATCACAAGTTATTTCCTCTCAATTTAGCATGCCCTTCAAGTCAGTGTCAAATTCAAGATTTTTGACAAAGGTATATATGTGATGGAGTTTAGTTTTcaaatagagttaattactgttttcgtccctgtggtttgtcaaaaatcactatttcagtccattagtttaaaaaatgcggtttcagtccctgtggtttcactttcgtaaccatttcagtccttgtggtttcactttcgtaaccagtTCAATCCATTATTATGTtcagtacagggactgaaatggttacgaggtggactgaaatggttatgaaagtgaaactacagggactgaaatcgtaatttttaaactaatggactaaaatagtgatttatgacaaaccacaaggacgaaaacagtaattaactctttcaaatATTAGAGTTTTTATGACTAAAATGTTAGTTTGAGGGAATTAGATAGTAATTGTGTATTCATTCATGTTGTACATGTacatctctcctctctctctcttctttcttaCTCCTTTGACCAATTGACTAATATTGAGTTTGAATTAATGTAGGATGAAGAAATGATAAAGAATGAAGGAGGGATTGAAAACAGGATTGGATCAAGACCACCAAGTTGTGAACACAAGTGCTATGGGTGTAGCCCATGTGAAGCCACCCAAGTGCCCACAACAAGCCATGTGGGAATCCAGTATACAAATTATGAGCCTGAGGGTTGGAAATGTAAATGTGGGCCCACTTTGTATAGCCCATGAGCAGATATTATGTTATTATGAATCAAACAAACCCTTGGGCCAAAATATGGTCTTGGCATTTCTTAGTTCTTATtggttttctttttttattttctgtttctTTCTATTGATCATTTAGCTACATAAGTAGATGTGTGATTTTGTAATGAAATGTGTACTTAGAATGAATATTATATGGTGTGATTAGGGTGTGATATGAAATTTAAAACAGGATATATTAATTTAAGGGTTTGTGTGTCTAAATAGGTTTGTACCACTTAATATTGGACATTTGAACCTTGTTAGCATACTTGGTTAAATGGGTCGGTCCTGAATCAACTTAACTCGTGTTAGTTAGCTTTTTTACATTTTAAAAATATTGCTTTAAGAGGTAGATGTATATCTTTAGAGTAATATGCGCTAAAAGTTAGTCGTGTTAAATTGTTGGTGTTCTATTATTCTACAATACACGAGTTGTGTCTTGGTTTGTATGGTCGACATGGCTAATTATTATGTTACGGTTCACGTTAGATTCTATTGTGACACCTCGTTTAACGCACCTAGGTGTGATAATAAAATATGTATTACTGTGATGAATGTATTGGATTTCTAGTGAGGATCTATAATGAAAGGATCTCACACTATATGGTCTTTTGCATTTTTTTGGGCCTGGTTGCATTACCTAAAAGAAAATGCTTGGTCTTTGCATCTGGGCAGGATAGAACGGAAATGGGCCAACACAAATGGGCTAAATTTGATGCTATTGGAGCCTTTAATACTACAATGCTGATGTGTAGAAATGCACATGATGGTTATGGGCCTATGGTCTTAAATGTTTTGGGAAACCTCTTGGTTTGCTTTGGGCTTTATGTTTGGGCCCAATGACATAGAGAATTTTTTTTGGTATTATGACATGGGCTTATGTTGGATCATTGGTTTAGATTATGGTGTACCGTTTAGGCTCAAGCTTTTGTACATCTATtcatttggatttttttttttaacggcaaagaATCTTACGTGTAAAGCCACCTTGCTTGAGGCTATGTCCAAGATAGACTCCTCGACCGCTATGAGACCGTGCCCCCTGATGCGCTGAAACAGCTCCTAagcctcttttttttttttttttttcttgaacgGCATAAAGTTACAATAGCAAAACATATCATAAAATTACAACTcctaaggggactaggggtggaatcactagtgatggattccatcactcccactatccaatcaagtaatgccatgtcatcaatccaatttccatcactagtgatagaaatgtaggaggggtggaatcactagtgatggaattctatcactccctcccaatttttttaatttttatttttaaattagaaattaacaataaaacactaaaattaaaaatttcattaattttaaaacatactacttcaatttcacatactagaaacatacaatttgtaaaaaaaaaaaaaaaaaaaaaaaaaaaaacctactcctcgaatttaacatactaggaacatacaattaaaaaaaaaaaaaaaaaaaaaaaaaaaaaaaacctactcctcgaatttaacatactaggaacatacaatttaaaaaaaaaaaaacctactcctcatccgaatccggaaactccaaacctagagaacctactagttcgattaaatcgtatctcaaccgaaagtgagtttcttcgttacgcaattgtaaattgatatcttgtggaacttgaacttgtgtaggaggatccggtacccaatccggggatattgcacgtccgtcgtgtttgatcaacatattgtgcaatatgatacacgcatacactatgctatgtattgctttcttggtcatcgaacgaaccggtcggtgtagtataccccatctaccctttaaaacaccaaacgccctctcaacatcttttcttgccgattcttgcaattttttgaacgccttttctttagcctcgacgggaaatgagggag comes from the Helianthus annuus cultivar XRQ/B chromosome 4, HanXRQr2.0-SUNRISE, whole genome shotgun sequence genome and includes:
- the LOC110934279 gene encoding uncharacterized protein LOC110934279 yields the protein MKGRLCRVVMIMMCIMRGINSRPLGPNDGPPTLSPTKQGTKSQVISSQFSMPFKSVSNSRFLTKDEEMIKNEGGIENRIGSRPPSCEHKCYGCSPCEATQVPTTSHVGIQYTNYEPEGWKCKCGPTLYSP